A section of the Candidatus Omnitrophota bacterium genome encodes:
- a CDS encoding cation diffusion facilitator family transporter — protein MVNLTQKEKDLQVRVIRVSMFFSIAIFLIALIAGIISDSITLLLDASAGFITVFMAFVVHSNIKKLDRPPDSFFNFGYDKFEPFTVVMQGGMIMFSCVVALYFAIQDIVHAEDVARYDIPMIASMVSGVIALIIAFFIRNVSVRTRSHMLKASALHWFVDSFFSFAMVSGFAFGYYMQQKGYHRITPYVDPAMTIILATILIWTPIKLIKTNLRQLLDAAPSDKIRAEVEKIVDRHKARAFGIHSIRMREVNEKVFLYICFQMHGHITMLQAQEFVKAFEADVAEHFPKYDVIVYFYPVIAR, from the coding sequence ATGGTTAACTTAACCCAGAAAGAGAAAGATTTACAAGTAAGAGTGATTCGTGTTTCAATGTTTTTTTCAATAGCTATCTTCTTAATTGCTTTAATTGCGGGGATAATCTCGGATTCAATTACGCTTCTTTTGGATGCTTCCGCGGGATTTATTACAGTATTTATGGCTTTTGTTGTGCATTCCAATATAAAGAAACTTGATAGGCCACCGGACAGTTTTTTTAATTTCGGTTACGATAAATTTGAGCCTTTTACCGTGGTAATGCAAGGCGGGATGATAATGTTTTCTTGTGTTGTTGCTCTGTATTTTGCTATTCAGGATATCGTCCATGCTGAAGATGTGGCGCGTTATGATATCCCGATGATTGCTTCTATGGTTTCTGGTGTTATCGCTTTGATTATTGCATTCTTTATCCGTAATGTATCTGTAAGAACGCGTTCGCACATGCTCAAGGCTTCTGCTCTGCACTGGTTTGTGGATAGCTTCTTTTCTTTTGCTATGGTTTCTGGTTTTGCTTTCGGTTACTATATGCAACAGAAGGGTTATCATCGTATTACTCCTTATGTTGACCCTGCGATGACGATAATTCTCGCAACTATCCTTATTTGGACCCCGATAAAACTCATTAAAACAAATTTACGCCAATTACTTGATGCTGCTCCGTCAGATAAAATACGTGCGGAGGTAGAAAAAATAGTTGATAGGCACAAGGCGAGGGCTTTTGGAATTCACAGTATTAGAATGAGGGAAGTAAATGAAAAGGTATTTTTATATATTTGTTTTCAGATGCATGGCCATATTACTATGCTTCAGGCACAGGAATTTGTTAAGGCTTTTGAAGCCGATGTAGCCGAGCATTTTCCTAAGTACGATGTTATTGTATATTTTTATCCGGTAATAGCACGGTAA
- a CDS encoding PIG-L family deacetylase — MQVRFKRYLFLFVGFLVIFIILSSRVSAETKEIPLLEPFTKEDRVLVLAPHPDDEDIGCGGVIQRALKSGSQVKVVYLTCGDNNIFSIIFYNKFLFPLKLLFLKKKDFIDLGHQRVHEAIEAMKVLGLNEKDLIFLGYPDHGTDQMFVYNWKHEKPYRSSFSGHANVPYEESIGYKKEYTADNVIEDVKRVVSNYKPTKIFVSSSSDVNGDHWAYYLYLMASLADLNKQVPAPKIYPYLVHAPGWPLPRHYHPELEIEPSYKFFGDALALVNWRQLRLTKEEIEKKHQAMLAYDSQVRVSAFYLMAFVRQNELFGDFPSIVLKRQYPIDKPEHDVVFTSDTQWFGYAVVNDYLWIRFKKPKELKHRLNVTFSIFGYRYDVPFAKMPNTLVRIKYNKFSVYNATEDSKVCVAGASLDFNPESVIFKIPLSVLGNPEGFLFGFETSEHYLPVGSTSFRVISIE, encoded by the coding sequence ATGCAAGTAAGATTTAAGCGTTATCTATTTTTATTTGTGGGATTTCTTGTAATTTTTATTATTTTGTCCTCCAGGGTTTCTGCCGAGACTAAAGAGATTCCTCTTCTTGAGCCATTTACTAAAGAGGATCGCGTTCTTGTCCTTGCTCCTCATCCTGACGACGAAGATATAGGATGTGGAGGCGTAATTCAGCGTGCCCTTAAATCCGGTTCTCAGGTAAAAGTGGTATACCTGACCTGTGGAGACAATAATATATTCTCAATAATATTTTACAATAAATTCTTATTTCCGCTTAAGCTGCTTTTTTTGAAGAAAAAAGATTTTATTGACTTGGGCCATCAGCGTGTGCATGAGGCAATAGAGGCAATGAAAGTATTGGGGTTGAATGAGAAGGATCTTATATTTTTAGGTTATCCTGATCATGGGACCGATCAGATGTTTGTTTATAACTGGAAGCATGAAAAGCCATACAGAAGTTCTTTTAGCGGGCACGCAAATGTTCCTTACGAAGAGAGCATAGGTTATAAAAAAGAATATACCGCGGATAATGTCATAGAAGATGTGAAGAGAGTGGTCTCAAATTATAAACCGACTAAAATTTTTGTTTCATCTTCTTCTGATGTTAATGGCGACCATTGGGCATACTATTTATATTTAATGGCTTCTCTTGCGGATTTAAACAAGCAGGTTCCCGCTCCAAAAATATACCCATATCTTGTCCATGCCCCCGGCTGGCCACTTCCGCGGCATTACCACCCTGAGCTTGAAATAGAGCCTTCTTACAAATTCTTTGGAGATGCTTTAGCGCTTGTTAATTGGCGGCAGCTTAGGTTGACAAAAGAAGAAATAGAAAAGAAGCATCAGGCTATGTTGGCGTATGATAGCCAGGTTCGCGTTAGTGCCTTTTATCTTATGGCCTTTGTGCGCCAGAATGAACTATTCGGAGATTTTCCTAGTATCGTTTTAAAAAGGCAATATCCTATTGACAAGCCGGAACATGATGTGGTTTTTACTTCGGATACGCAATGGTTCGGTTACGCAGTTGTTAATGATTATCTTTGGATTAGGTTTAAGAAGCCCAAAGAACTTAAGCATAGGCTTAATGTCACTTTTTCTATTTTTGGCTATAGATATGATGTGCCTTTTGCCAAGATGCCGAATACCCTTGTGCGGATTAAATATAATAAGTTTAGTGTTTATAATGCGACAGAAGATAGCAAGGTTTGTGTCGCTGGAGCATCTTTAGATTTTAATCCGGAGTCGGTAATTTTTAAGATTCCACTTAGTGTATTGGGGAATCCAGAAGGATTTTTATTCGGTTTCGAGACTTCAGAACATTATTTGCCTGTAGGCAGTACTTCTTTCCGGGTGATTTCTATTGAATAG